caccaccttctggatctacaacgccttttgttgacgctgctcagctactcggtcatgggtataccggttgtcacgccctggtatgccctggcctttgcttgacacagatagcgttttaccgaacggagatcacccgttaggcccttactgcccatggtttcgaacagatcctttcggaaccacgagactcaaccgaaagaacaaatgcctcacgaatgtttacatgttgacaacaattatttccacccctaaaacctcacctaagggattactcacacatagcagagTTCATAATTGCAAAATGTATAAAACACATCATATAAcaaaaaggaaatacttgaTCAATAGAAATGATACCTACGACCTCGAGCCCTTGAATCTTGTTCGAATTGAAAGCACAACGGAAATAGGAAAATAATACTGGAATGTAAAttgtttggatgccacacacgggaGGATTAAAGtagtaaactaaaataaaaccaGAGTTCAAAAGTGCCAAGAAGTTCTTTCACGCTGCACACCATCCTCCTTTTATACTGCTGCATGGTAAAGGTCCAACTCCagctgcgccagcttcatatcttcaacgagatcttctttccttctttagctcaatccGTGATTGATCTGATTGAAGATAGCCTCCAACTGCTTGCTGTCGTCAACCTTTCCTTTTCTTCCGATGTTTCTAGCCCCTTCCTCCTTCTTCTCTTTGCTTCTTCCAAATCCCCGAGATTTACTTTCATTTTCTGGCTTTGGCTGTTTGCTTCTCATGGTggtggtcagacggattgcttccttcggtttgattcataccaggtgggttgcttcaggttcccatgccccaagttagactggagaggtactgcggccgaagctccatgccggtaaacatgacattgcaatctgggcttggtaatgcccattccaaccacattcTTTTCGTTTTCGCTCCactggaccttccttcctcaACAACTTCATTTTCCCTTGAACAGACCTGagctgacacaaataaagagaaaaatagggccaaatggcccaaaagtcgaagacgcatcaattgctttctggatttgccaaatagtACAACGTGTTGCAAGGAAACTGATTTTTCCTTTCGGTTGTATCAAACTTTGTGGAAACatttctccatccttcggggcatTTGAGTTTCACTCTTATGCCTTgagctggtgtttcctggatcacCTTTCTCTCGtaggaatgagagaaacttctttctAAAGGCCTTGAGGTCAGCCTATCTCCTTGGAACGATAGCCTAggtgctcccaatctgagaCTTTGATTATGTTTCAGCACCTGCTTATCTCCAACTTGGATGCCAATTTCCCTTATTTTGGGAATTTCAACTCGGTCAGGGCTAATTGCCTTGGCTACTTCTTTGAATACCTCTGAGACTTCAATAAAATTCTTCCCCAAAAATAAATCCGTGTggtgggaatttgatagggcatatgATACTTGATATGTAATCGAGTACGACCTATTTCCTCCTGTCAATAGATCCTTCCTCTTGTAGTCCTGGTACAGTGTCAGGGCTCGACTGAAGGCTaaatcttgaagattataagcgatctgtgggtaCAATTCGGTTACAATCTTCTTGGCGTAGAGATTGCCTGAGAAGGCTCCTAGCACTGCATCTCTTGGATTTGTAATCCTCTTGTCACAAATTGCAACATCAATTGGTGTATCTGTCCCTGGTGAAAGTGAGGACTTGATTACCAACtggattgctccaatatgaatcaaTTTCATCGTTCTAgtgacttctggcttcatttttgaGAGATCTATCCGCACATCTTCGGCTGGAATTAATTGGATCTCTACTTGGTTGTTCGTTATTTCTATTGGAAGTGCCAACTCCCGACTCATTGTACTGAagaagacatgatgcttccttttgaatggactcaagcttTGTAGAACTTGATCCAATCTTCCTCTTGAAAACCCTTGAAATGTTTGTATATCCATGGTTTTGTTCTTGAGTTTTGTCACGAGTTTTTCCACCACCTTTTCTTGCGGGATCAGGGAATGGCTAGTATATCCATCCTGATCCTCCTTTTGAAAGTGGATAACCTCGTCCTCCTTAGTCTTACTCGTCTCCAGATGATCCATCAGTCGTATCCGAATCTTCaaaactaaagacttcttcctgCTCGTGTATACTCTTATaggaggatatatcttcgaactgatatATCGATATAAGTTCTTGGTTGTAGAGGGCGTCTTCGAAAttcggtgtggattcgaattttcttatccctcttttctcgttgtcCGGGCAATTGGTGGAAATATGCCCTTTTGCACTGCACGTCCAacagttgcaatctttgaaactctcatttgttttggcttaggtacgcctgaaagttttccttgTCGGGATTCACTTTTGAGATGAAAATCGGCTCCtcgatggtccgctccgttgacCTGATTTGTAGGAACgggccttctgtctggtccacatagttcttggcttctaAGAACTCCGCCTTGTTCTTAgttttctttcatagggttgatacctatgtttcttctttctcctCTGTTGATACAACAACTTAGCCCCAATTTCTGTTGGAAGGTCAAAATTgttgcacatcaatggagattctttattgagtctcctcaatttcttgagatttctctggtccgccaccttctggcaccattcagACAGCTTATTGTGaacatatgacatccttcttgatgcactatcaagtggatattctcctggtgaaacgtactcgttgatgagcatttccttccatggacttggaaactttgtgaaaaaaaGGTCCCTGGCTGTCTGATCATCAACTaaccccatatggacatatagggcaTATAGGCTCAaaaattcatcaagagcttttggctccagcactaccaatcttagattgtaaagtgcttgTCGATATTTTTTGCACTTTTCTTCTCCTAATCCTTCAAAGAAACtcattccaagaaaatggattttaatctggtGGGCGGCATTTTCAAGGATTTCCAGAGCTGATTCTTTGGTGAACAACTCATTCTTGGCCTCCGTTGATGCCTTATCCCAAAATTGTTGTCATTCCAGTaaaacttgcctcgaagattttgaAAATTCATTTATATCATATTCTATCGTGGCAATTACGACCTTCATAGCTGAAGCCCAGTCATCGATGAGAGCTTTCCAATCTTTAAAGCTGCCTTCATCGAGGTTGACAATCAATTCGTAGGggtggattggttcaagtgtggccttcCCTACAGGGGTGTCCTGCATCTTGGGCCGACATCTTCTGGTTCGTTGATAATGGCTCGATTCTTCACGAGCCCCACCTCTCCTAGATGATTCCTCTTGTGGGTGCTCTGTGTTGGGCACCTCACCTCcatggttcatctttagatcaaccatatttaggttagcaaatgattctgctaactcttgtagatcctctaatccgattcgatcaGGGTTATTCATGGTTTTtccctttcatgattcggattatgtcttCCGACTGCAGTTCCTTGGGCGCTGCATTAAGTGGTAGCGGATAGgttgggtctttggaccatgtaTTCCGAATTTTTTCGGAACATGGTTTCCGCCTTTCAATATCCTCCCCCTTTTTTCTGAATATCACAAAAGAGTTTTAaaatttcctcttgtttgagtgatatttggCTTATTTCCATCGGTAGATCATATAGCCTattgccataatattccaccgttctctgaatctcccgcaagttgacattgtcggaagagtttggctcgatcttttgatAAGCTGGATAGGCAGTTCCAGCTTTGTCCTTCTGCTCCATTAGTTATGTGACTGATGGGCGCCATCTTTTGCtcgttcaatcgccgttctGGTCTCGGCGATTCCTATAAGGTGTTCATGGTAGAACTGAATACTCGTGATGATATCACGAATAATCTGTCCATCTTCTCCTCGACGAATATTTGttacgagggctcgattgttcgaGTTGAGCTCGTCCAACAAACGAGTAGTTTCTCTCTCCAAATTTTGAAGAGAATTCCTGTATACaatacatctcggacactcgtccggatctataaatttttaatggagtctcatcccacataggttaattataaattaaattaaatataatataattcttCAATAAAAACCCGTTTTGATACCATTTCTGGCgcggatttataattaaaagaaatcatcataagGAAATAAGATTCTTTGGGTTGGGtgtcctaaattattacataagtgggtctttgtggaattaatttcaaaaaggggttattttttgaatttttaagaattgaaccgtgtcaaatttggacgacaatgaaagttggtgtattaaattgaaaattcctAAGTTTGCGTTACATTTGGATTTTGATCAAAGTTGGTGTTTTTTCATGCAATTATCCCTAATTTATATGAGTTTTAGGGTCAtttttggttttgcacatgTCTTCTAAATCTTCTCTCTAAATACATGACTAGCTGGGCATTCGGGTTTACAGGTTTCGTGTAACTTGAAATGGACTTGATATCCGATTGGTAATGGGTACCTGAAACCAGGCATTTTATAGTACTAGGTCGATATCAGGTGTATATGGCTCATGTTTTTTGGGTATCAGGTAATACTCAGTGGGTAATAGGGCATATACGTGAATacccgaatatatatatatatatatatatatatatatatatatatatatatatatatatattatacagggggtcgctccaatgagacccctaattttagtgagatttagggCACAATCgagtgcgtttattttatcaattttatggctgatattgtatctgtagaaagattttttttcgcagggttcgaatcctggaatgagcagaatattttaaattttattattcatcagtatatactgcattgttcatcaatatatactgtcttgttcatcagtatatatgtcttattcattaccaattttttaaattttatttttcatcagtatatacatcttgttcgttagatatacgtcttgttcattagtattatgtcttattcattatcctcatgttacacgaaaaataaggggtctcactggaacgcgcccatatatatatagggtgtggttctagagagaactacattatttgtgagaatgtgagaacaatcaaatctaatgcatctactgtaaaaattaatgcacgcaaaaaaataaaaaaattgctcccttcaggattctaacccaggatctgcattcatccaacaagatgatccatccaccgtagatcttgatgatcgaatggatGAAATTGGTTcttcgttctttttttatttagtggttctttcttgaacctctccatatatatatatatatatatttatatatatatatatatatagagagagagagagagagaggggattATGTGAGAACTCCATATTTTTGTGACACCTAAGAACCAACCACAACCCTTGATCATTTTAATCCTATGGTGATTATGTAATGCATTAACTAAGCCTCAATTTAGACGGTAAGGAGTGTTatgtaattttgacattttgtaTAATCGATTATTTCCTAAACTCATGCAACATCATATCTGCTAATTATGGCATATCGATTTTTTACCATATCATTGATTCCTCCACTAACACACGATTGTGGATTTTATTTGGTAGATTTCTTTAAGTCAATATCCATTCTTCATCGGTTTGCAAGAGTTTTATATGAAAAAAGAATTATTACAATTCAATACATGAACAATGACTTGTCATACATTTTGGATTTGTTCAGGGACCGTATACACGCATATTATACATGAACAATGACTTGTTCATTTACAGTGTTCGTGACTCATTTTTATTCGATGTTCATGACATACGcatgagcatgaacaaaccaaATGCGCAATGAATGAACAAAAAGAACATAGGCATGAACAAACCTTATTAACCGGTGAACAAAAAGTTTATAACACATACATTTATTATTTCTCATAAAAAACCAAATGCGTAATGAAGATCAAATGAACAACCACATGTGACAAATGAATACAAACATAATATCATGAATACTAATTTTTACAGTAAACATAATAAAGatcaaaatattaaataaataaccttatgaataataatatcatatatatacattGAATTAATATACAATCCATTGTCATGTAATCGTTGAACATTGTTAATACATCATACATTACatgaattaaaatatgaaaacataaaacaatatAATTCACGTGAACAACAAATATGAAAGCATGAACAATTCCGTTGTTGATTTAATCTCCACAATCTAGGTGAATGAAATGATTTCTTCTCATGACTTGAATCGATTCAAAtgaaaaaaagttttttttttttggtttctaGAATATCAATTTTACATAGGTAGAAATTTGGTAGGTTGAGTAAATTAAGGGATTTGGTGAATTAATCGTGTTGACCAAAAATCCTCAAATGACATTCATGTTCTTCAATGTTTTTGCATTCATTTTATCTATTCACGTATTTAAGAAACTAATCTTAAAATATCCATCAAAGCCGTTAGATTGTAGAAGATCTAGGGTCTATAATGGTTCTTAGGTTTCACTAAATCTTAAATTCTCACATGatactaaccctatatatatagggaaggactacagtaaaaacagctcttaaaataaaaactacgaACCatcaaaaatgtatgaattttatgtagaacacgtatgaattcactgtataaaggtataaattgcgaaaaataatttttttgctacctatgggattcgaactcaggaccatgaattcatccaacaaggtgatgaatcaaccgtaaatcttgatgatctaagggctgaaaatggtttctattttatacaataaaatgtatttttattaaagCCCTCCTCTATATATAGGGAaggccctcccctatatatagggaagggttaccgtgaaaacacttcttaaaataaaaataaaaatatttttcaatgtacaaattttatgtagaacatgtatgaattcattcaacagggttacgaattatgaaaaataaatttttgctacctttgggattcgaactcaggaccacgaattcatccaacagggttacgaatcaaccacagatcttgatgatccaagAGCTGAAAATAGTGCTTCTTCAATGTCTTTGGGCTCAGTGTCTGACAAGAAACGACTGAAATGCtcatcttcattgatgcagttctggttgatgtcgtagacgaggttgcacattgatcttcgagtcttcacaccgtctgatggttctccaatgatgttatCTTTTGAGTGGAGTGCAAACCATCTTCAATACTTCTTGACTTCTTTTGGTgagggtggaggttcttcagtcaggatTGATCGGAGTCCTTCATTTGCTTCTGGAGCAAGGGATTGTTGAATTGGTGTTGGTGGGCGTCATAtcccaccaaaataattcctgcagaattatcaagagtAAATTAGTACACTGATAagtagggtcgatcccacagagagcagattaATCATCAattctctaaaatctataaatttcggtgatgccaccacgccttaattttgagaagaattaattaactAGAATGCGAAattaaatagaataaaatacgcttgaagtaaatcaataaaaaggtaattcgactcaaataaatccactctaattcaactctgatccttgacacaataattaatcaatccctatcaaccaaccagttataggataccgtgatacgcactgacataccccaattcctacttattATGTCGATAAatagctagatacgctagtcttgtctatttcccttattaaaatataacctagctggatacgtcagtcttagatttaatattctaacagcattaagaggaaggaacccaatttagaccaattatcctagatacactagtaataattaatccaccaatttattcctactacaaacatggtagttttgtcactaatcagccttattccaacaattacggattggaggtgctaattgactataatccaattaaacctaagttgatcaggcttaaaaaaaatcagaattatcattgaacctaggaattaatcgaaatcaataggaatcaattttaaaccaattaggtctcacagataatTAAatcagagtttcattattctcgccgaattaaaggtttagctactcatgcttaaattaagaacaagcaaagaaataaaagtaaacatagaacaagagaataaattaaattgcgaAGAAAATAAATCACCACTCTTGAATGAAAATCGTCTGCACTAAAAACTGAAGCAAAAGTATGAACGTAATCaaagtaaactaataaatctaagtCTAAAGttgcggctgccaagggaaagatgatctctcggaaaaacaaaaattagggAAAGGAATTGTCTTTGAAAGAAGaaaactaagccctatttatagacttcaaatccttctggatcaccatggaagttgccatgcaaagccggactctaaaaggaatagaatcgtgcaaaggaaggtaagtccagctgtgacgcgcgctctggaaataatctccactatggcggaaatcgcggctctcgccagcggaacggcttccgctctggctctcgccagcggaatgggttgccagcggaatggtgatttctctgctatcgccagaggaacggtgatttctctggcttctcgattccgctgtaatggacttcggT
The genomic region above belongs to Salvia miltiorrhiza cultivar Shanhuang (shh) chromosome 5, IMPLAD_Smil_shh, whole genome shotgun sequence and contains:
- the LOC131025827 gene encoding uncharacterized protein LOC131025827; the encoded protein is MDIQTFQGFSRGRLDQVLQSLSPFKRKHHVFFSTMSRELALPIEITNNQVEIQLIPAEDVRIDLSKMKPEVTRTMKLIHIGAIQLVIKSSLSPGTDTPIDVAICDKRITNPRDAVLGAFSGNLYAKKIVTELYPQIAYNLQDLAFSRALTLYQDYKRKDLLTGGNRSYSITYQVSYALSNSHHTDLFLGKNFIEVSEVFKEVAKAISPDRVEIPKIREIGIQVGDKQVLKHNQSLRLGAPRLSFQGDRLTSRPLERSFSHSYERKVIQETPAQGIRVKLKCPEGWRNVSTKFDTTERKNQFPCNTFSGLFKGK